DNA sequence from the Malus sylvestris chromosome 10, drMalSylv7.2, whole genome shotgun sequence genome:
CAAATAGAAAACAGGTAATGGATAGCATAGTATTGCACTTTCTCACTACATGCAGGTAAAAAAAAGAGCCAAGTATTTCCAagctgagaaaaaaaaaattaaaaacaatatgaGATGCCTAGTGACGGGTAAGGCGAACTGGAAGTCCTTTCTCCGGTGTTGGCATCATGTCACCGGTGATCTTCTCCTTAGGAAATAACACTTCCCATTTGAACCTCTTGACCACGTTGTGAACGAAAGTGAGAATTGCTAGGCGAGCGTACTCTTTGCCTGGGCACATTCTTGGCCCTCCTCCAAATGGAACGAATGTGAATGCTGGGAATGCATTTAGGTCATCGTATCTTGATGGGTCAAACTTTTCTGGGTTGGGAAAGTACTCTGGGTTCATGTTTGTTGTGCTAACAGTCCAATAGacctgcaaaataatataaataataacttaATTTCAATCAAAGAAGCTATTAGGTCACCAAATTAAGCTGAATAATTTTTTGACACTACTTGGCTGCAAATTAGTTGCTGACCCGTATACTAAAGTGACTACTTATAAAAActacaaaaagaaaagtgttTGGGCGTACGTCAAGTTATGTTTTGTTTAAGCGCTGTAAATAATTACATGTAAGGATCCAAGTATTATCATGTTTTCAGGGCAGTAAAAAATTTGTGACACACCTTCCAGCCCTTTGGGATGGTGTAACCAGCATAGGTGAAATCAGTCAAGGCTTCTCTGAATGTCCCCTGAAGTGGTGGAGTGAATCTCATCACTTCATACAACACGTTCCATGAGTACTTCATTTTGTTGATGTCTTCCCATTCCAAAAAGTCTCCTGGCTTCTTGGAGTTTGCAATCTCCATTTGCTCTGTAATTCCACAAGACAATtaattttaacataaaaaaataaaccccAAATCTCCAAATCCAATTTGGTAATCACAAAAATTATATAGAAATTAAGGTGAAGTGATTAGTATTTACCAGCTAGAACCTTGGCATAGATGTCTGGCCTCTCTCCAACATATTTCATGAAGAAAGTCATGGCAGTAGCCACAGTGCTATATCCCGCTGTGAGCAAACCCATGATCTTATCTGCAACCTCAGCCTCAGGCATGAGTTTGCCAGATGGGTCACTAGCCGCAATCATGTGTGACAATATATCATGCATGGGACCTCCTGCGGCCATTGCAGCCTTCTTCTCCTGAATCACAATCCTCAACTCCTTTCGCAGCGCATCGGCCGCTTTAGTTGCCTTGTAG
Encoded proteins:
- the LOC126587952 gene encoding beta-amyrin 28-monooxygenase-like isoform X2; translated protein: METLYLVLSLGAALLAFTIFAFKGKSDDGKNLPPGSMGWPIVGESIEFLFGKPENFVFKRMRRYSPEIFKTYILGEKTAVICGPSGHKFLFSNEQKYFTAFRPHSMQKMFRSYKAAAPTAPAVAQPSRDEEAKVIRSPGFLKPEALVRYLGRMDSITQEQMKVYWEGKDEVQVYPLAKTLTLGLACRFFLGIDEPERIARLVSNFDDVTVGMHSLIINFPGTTFYKATKAADALRKELRIVIQEKKAAMAAGGPMHDILSHMIAASDPSGKLMPEAEVADKIMGLLTAGYSTVATAMTFFMKYVGERPDIYAKVLAEQMEIANSKKPGDFLEWEDINKMKYSWNVLYEVMRFTPPLQGTFREALTDFTYAGYTIPKGWKVYWTVSTTNMNPEYFPNPEKFDPSRYDDLNAFPAFTFVPFGGGPRMCPGKEYARLAILTFVHNVVKRFKWEVLFPKEKITGDMMPTPEKGLPVRLTRH